A genomic stretch from Arachis stenosperma cultivar V10309 chromosome 3, arast.V10309.gnm1.PFL2, whole genome shotgun sequence includes:
- the LOC130968419 gene encoding PGR5-like protein 1A, chloroplastic, which yields MASTTTLLDLQPWNYNYHRAFSLRISSKIHRVSATSDHRPAAPSCIFVGPLETANQETLEALYSQARDAYYSGEPLIVDDMFDRVELKLRWYRSKSVIKYPRCSIRRQSAYADAEEDLSMVFALASTWTMFLAFGSLVCLGPTLYTVGMTYQNAFGSGLSLDSQPSGLELTMVNNIFIVLCFVIGYPIVSASVKVLQGLWVNDLVALKGACPNCGEEVFAFVRMDRNIDSPHRANCHVCGSILEFRTKVEPSSVSRLGRKWVYGRIYLVSARGRFR from the exons ATGGCGAGTACAACCACGCTCTTAGACCTTCAACCATGGAACTACAACTACCACCGCGCCTTCTCCCTCAGGATCTCCTCCAAGATCCACCGTGTCTCCGCCACCTCCGACCACCGCCCCGCCGCTCCTTCCTGCATCTTCGTTGGTCCTCTCGAAACCGCCAACCAAGAAACCCTCGAAGCTCTCTATTCTCAA GCACGGGATGCTTATTATAGTGGCGAACCTTTGATAGTTGATGACATGTTTGATAGAGTGGAG TTAAAGCTGAGATGGTATCGTTCAAAATCGGTTATCAAGTATCCTCGATGCAGCATCAGGAGGCAATCAGCATATGCTGATGCAGAG GAAGATCTGTCTATGGTTTTTGCATTGGCAAGCACATGGACCATGTTCCTTGCATTCGGCAGTTTAGTATGCCTTGGGCCGACATTATACACTGTTGGCATGACTTATCAGAATGCATTCGGTTCGGGATTATCACTTGATAGCCAACCATCTGGTCTAGAACTAACCATGGTGAATAACATATTCATCGTGCTATGTTTTGTAATTGGATACCCAATTGTTTCGGCTTCAG TTAAGGTGCTTCAGGGCCTGTGGGTGAATGATTTGGTGGCATTGAAAGGTGCATGTCCAAATTGTGGAGAAGAG GTATTTGCATTTGTGAGAATGGACAGGAATATCGACTCACCACATAGAGCAAATTGTCATGTGTGTGGAAGTATCTTAGAATTCCGCACAAAAGTAGAG CCATCATCAGTCTCAAGATTAGGCAGAAAATGGGTTTATGGGCGGATTTACCTTGTCTCAGCAAGAGGAAGATTTCGATAG